TGTCGCCATCGCCGCGGATGCCGGCCAGATAGCGGTTGCGCAGCCGCTCGGGGAGGTGGCGGTACATGTCCTGCATCAGCAGGCTGGGCGGGATGCCCGATCCCATGGTGGGCAGCGGATCGGCGTAGAGGGCGCCGTACATGAACTTGGCCTGGTCGGGGGAGATCTGCTGGGCCTGGGCGTTGAAGGACACCGTGCCGAGGAACGGGGTGCCGCGCAGGAACACCGCCTCCACGTAGGGCACGGCCACATCCCCTAGGAAGGTCAGACCGGCCTCGGGGGGAAGCACCCAGAAGCGGCGGTCGCCAATCTCCACCGCGTAGGTGATCGGCGCCCCCGCCGCCGCCACCAGGCCCTCCTTGATGAAGGCCACCACCGCCGCGATCGAATCGATGCGCCCGTCCCGCTCGGCCCGGGCCAGATTGAGGAACAGATCGCTCATCACCCGCCAGAACTGGCCGAGGGCATGGGTGGTGGCGGCCGAGCGGATCAGTTCGCTGAGGAACTGCGGGAACAGAGGGTTGAGCGCCGCCAGCAGGGGATCGCGCCGGGTCTTGCGGGCGACGATGGCGGCGCAGTTGGCCGCGAACGCTTCGCTGTCAAGATAGGCATCGAGGCCGCCGGTGCCGTGCCAGAGCATCGCCTTCTGGCAGTACTCCGCGTATTCGAAGTTGATCCGATCGTGCAGCAGGTGGCGCCAGATCTTCGCCGGGCTGAGGTCGCCATCGAGGAAGCGGAACACCGGGAAGGGGTTCAGGAACTGCTTCTCGGCCTGGTGGATGAGATTGATGCTGTAGGCATCCAGCACCTCGCCGTAGCTCTCCAGCACGTCCACCACCTGGAGCAGGTGATCGGGGGACTCGGCCAGCAGGGTGTGTCCGGCCAGCAGGGTCTCCACCAGATCGCTGCTGGTGGGGCGCCCCCCGGCGTAGGTGAGGGGCGGCTTGGGGGAGCGGGGGATCGGTCTCATGACACCAGCCCTCCCCCCTGGAGGGCCGCCACCATCGCCGGCAGCTGGGCCATGGCGGTGGTGGCCTGTTCGCTGAGCCGGCCCAGGCCGAAGGGCAGCACCCCCAGGGCCACCACGCCGCTGGCCAGGGCCAGGGCGGGCAGTGTTTCCCGCAGGGCCACCGCCGGCAGCCGCACCTCCAGGCGGGAGTCCGCCACCGGATCCCCGCTCGGGGGGGTCACCGCCAGGCGGCCGAAGAAGGCCCGGTTCACCAGCAGCAGGAAGTACACCGCCGTCAGACCCGAGCCCACCATGCACAGCAGGGTGGCCAGCGGGAAGGCGCCCAGGCTGCCGCGGAACACCAGGAATTCGGAGATGAAGCCCGCCATGCCGGGCATGCCGGCGCTGGCCATCACCCCCAGGATCATCAGGGTGCCGGTGAACGGCAGGCCCCGCTCGGGGTTGAGCAGGCCCCGCAGCACTTCCAGGTCCCGGGTGCGGGTCTTGCGGTAGACGATGCCCACCAAAAGGAACAGCAGGGCGGAGATCAGCCCGTGGCTGACCATCTGGAAGACAGCCCCCAGCATGCTGACCGGCGTGGCCGCCGCCGCCGCCAGCAGGATGTAGCCCATGTGGCCCACCGAGCTGTAGGCCACCATCCGCTTCATGTCCCGCTGGGCGATGGCCGCCAGGGAGCCGTACAGCACCGACACCGCCGCCCAGCCCGCCAGAGCGGGGGCCAGCAGGGCCCAGGCCTCGGGGAACATCCCCAGGCAGAAGCGCAGCAGGCCGTAGGTGCCCAGCTTCAGCAGCACCCCCGCCAGCAGCACCGACACCGGCGTGGAGGCCTCGGTGTGGGCGTCGGGCAGCCAGGTGTGGAACGGCACCAGGGGGATCTTGATGGCGAAGCCGATCAGCAGCGCCCCCAGCAGCGCCAGCTGGGTGCCCATGCCCAGCTGGTCGGTGGTCACCGGGTTGATGCTGAAATCCGCCTGGCCGGTGAACAGGGAGAGGCCGAGGAAGGCGCCCAGGATCAGCACTCCGGAGACGGCCGTGAAGATCAGGAACTTGGTGGCGGCGTAGCCCCGGTTGGCGCCGCCCCAGATGGAGATCAGCAGCCAGAGGGGAATCAGCTCCAGCTCATAGAAGAGAAAGAACAGCAGCAGGTTTTCGGAAAGGAACGCCCCGTTGACGGCCCCGCTGATCGTCAGCAACAGGGCGAAGTAGAGGCGGGGGCGCTGGCTGAGGTCGCGGGTGCAGATCCCCGACACCAGGGTGAGGGCGGCGTTCACCAGCACCAGGGGCATGGCCAGGCCATCGACGCCCAGGCGGTAGTCGAGGCCGATGCTGTCGACCCAGGCGAAGGACTCCTGCAGCTGCAGGCCCGCCTGGCCGGGGTCGAAGGCCAGCAGCACCCGCAGGCTCCAGAGCAGCTGCAGGCCCAGCAGGGCCAGGGCGGCGCGGCGGATGCGCTCGGTGGCCAGTTCGCCCGGCCAGCAGAGCAGGCCGAGGGCGCCGGCGAAGGGAATCAGCAGCAGGGCGCTCAGCATGGTCCGCTCAGCCCCCCAGCCAGAAGAGGCTGCCGACCAGCAGCACGATCGCGGCCACCACGGTGAAGACGTAGGTCTGCAGCCGGCCGCTCACCCCCAGCTTGAGGCTCTCGGCCGAGCCCATCGAGACCGCGGCGATGCGGTTGACCATGCCGTTGACCACCAGCTGGTCGAAGCCGTTGGTGATCCGGGCCAGGCCGGCCACGAAGGCCACGATCGTGGCCCGGTAGATGCGGTCGGTGTAGAAGTCGAAGGCCAGCAGGTCCTGCAGGACCCGTAGGGGCCGCAGCACGGAGCGGGACCAGAAGGTGTCCAGCGGGACCAGGCTGCCGACCAGCAGGCCGGCCAGGCCGCTGCCCACCAGGGCCAGGGCGGTGCCGCTCGAGAAGGCGCCGATGCCCGGAACCCGGTCGATGCGGGCCATCACCAGGGGCGTCACCAGGACGAGCACGGCGACGGTGACCATGGGCAGGGCCATCAGCCAGTTGACTTCCGGCGTCCGCCGGGTCTTGGGGTGGGGTGCACCCAGGAACACCTGGCGGTAGACCCGGGTGAGGTTGAGGGCCGTCAGGGCGTTGGTGAGCAGCACCACGGCGGCGAAGAACGGGGCCCGGGAACCCAGACCTTCCACCATCAGGCCGAAGCTCCAGAAGCAGCCGAGGGGGAGCAGGCCGGTGAGGCCGGCGGCCCCCACCAGGAAGCCGGTGGTGGTGGCGGGCATGCGGGAGCCGAGGCCGCCCAGTTCGGTGAGGTCCTGGCAGTTGGTGGTGGCGATCACGCTGCCGACGCTCATGAACAGCACGGCCTTGGCCAGGGCATGGGAGAAGAGCAGCAGCAGGGCGATGAAGGGCTGCTGCAGGGCGATGGCGATGAACACCAGCCCCAGGTAGGAGGTGGTGGAGTAGGAGCAGGCCCGCTTCAGGTCGACCTGGGAGATGGCCACCAGGGCGCCGCCGATGGCACTGATGGTGCCCACCGCCAGCAGCACGTCGATGGCCACCGGCGAGATCAGCAGCACAGGCATCACCTTCAGGAGCACCACCGCCCCGCAGGTCACCACCACGGAATTGCGCAGGATCGAGGCCGGATTCGGCCCCTCCATCGCCTCATCCAGCCAGAGGTGCATCGGGAACTGGGCGCATTTGCCCATCGGCCCGGCGATGAGGGCCAGGCCCAGCAGGGTGGCCCCGAGGGCCGGCAGAGTCCCGTTGGCCGACCAGGCGTAGAGGTCGTTGAACTCCAGCGATCCGGCCCAGGCCGACAGCGTCACCACCCCCATCAGCAGCAGCACATCCCCCACCCGCTTGGTGAGGAAGGCATCGCGGGCGGCGGTCACCACCAGCGGCTGGGCGTACCAGAAGCCCACCAGCAGGTAGGTGGAGAGGGTGAGCATCTCTAGCAGGAAATAGCTCATGAACAGGTTGCTGCTCAGCACCACCCCGGCCATGGCCCCCTCGAAGAAGCCCACCAGGGCATAGAAGCGCGCGAGGGACCACTCCTTGTCGAGGTAGCCGAGGGCGAACACCTGCCCCACCAGGCTCAGGCCGGTCACCAGCTCCAGGGCCGCCAGGTTGGTGAGGGACAGATCGAAGCCGATGCGCAGATCCAGGTCGGCCGCCGAGAACCAGGCGATGTCGAGGTGCTGGGGACCGAGCTCCAGCACGGCGCGCAGCACCAGGCTGCCGTGCAGCACCGCCAGCAGGGTGACCAGCAGGTTGAGGTAGGCGGCCGGACGGGGGCCGTTGCGCTTCACCCAGCCCGCCGCCCAGGGCAGCGACAGCAGCATGCCGCTGAACCCGTAAAGGGGAATCAGCCAGCTGAGCTGGATCGACAGGGGAAGGGGGTCCGGCAAAGGGGGAGCGACGTCAGAAGGTGGCCCGTTGCAGGGCCCTGGACGGGACGGCGGCAAGGCTGCCGATCCAGGCCGCCAGATCCTCCCCATGCTGCTGTTCTTCGTCCCGCAGGGCACGGAAGAAGGACGCATTGTTGCCATCGCCGATCAGCAGGCAGAAACGCATCGCTTCGCCGTAGTGCTGGATCAGGTCCTCCTCGAGGACGGCATTGAGACGCAGCAGACCCTCCAGGTCGGCGGCGTGGGCGACCGGCCGCAGCTGGGAGGCGGCGGGGGCCACCCCCAGCTGCAGCATGCGCTGCACCAGCCGTTCGGCGTGCCGCATCTCCTCGACGGTCTCCTGGCGGAACCGTTCGGCGGCACTGGTGTCGCCCCAGAGCTCCACCAGGGAGGCCTGGGTCATGTACTGCTGCACGGCGGACAGCTCCAGACTCAACGCGCGGCCCAGGTAGCCGAGGACGCGCGGATGGGCGGCGTCCATGGGGATCAGCCCCTGCGGCCGACGCCGGAGGCCGCCAGGGCCGGCTCCACCTCGCTGTGGGGACGGGCAATGATGTGGGCCGCCACCAGGCCGTCGCCAACCCGCTCGCAGGCATCGGCGCCGGCGCGCACGGCGGCGTTCACGGCGCCGGTCTCACCGCGCACCATGACGGTGACGTAGCCGCCACCGACGAACTCGCGGGCGATCAGGGTGACTTCCGCGGCCTTGGTCATGGCGTCGGCCGCCTCGATCGCCGGCACCAGGCCCCGGGTTTCGATCAGACCGAGGGCGATGCCGTGGATGGTGGGGGCCATGGAGGGGGTACGGGGAGTGGGGGTCTTGGGGGGGGTGCCGGCACCGCCGCTGCCGCGGCGGCTGGGGCTCGAGGCGCTGGAGCGCTGGCTGGCCGGAGCGGCGGGCTTGGCGGTGGTCCGGCGCGGCTGCCGGGTCGTCGGGCTGGAGCGGGCCGCCCGTGGGGCCCGGGTGGCGGCCGCCGGCTTGGGGTCCGCCGGCTTGGCCACCGCCGCCGGTGGCAGGGCCGGCGGGCTGCCGCCTCCGGCCGCCCCCCCGGCCGCCGCTGCCGGAGGGGAGGCCGGTGCCCCCGATGGAGGGGCCGGTGCCGGCGTGGGGGTGGCGTCGGGACCGGAGCGGGGGGTGCGGCTGGCCATGGGACGGGCGGGGGGAGGAGGAACGGGCGTGGAAGCGATGGCAGGGGCGCCTACCCGTCCGGTTCCCAGAAGTCGATGATGCCGCCGATGGTGAGGTCGGTGTGCGTTTCGGGGTTGCCGCAGGCGAAGCGGGCGGCCGAACCGCTGGCGGTGAAGACCCAGTTGCCCGGGGAGGCACCGACCGGATCGACGGCGACGCTGAGCTTGCCTTTGGTGCTGCGCAGCACCCGCAGGTTCCAGTGCTCGAGGCCGGGCACCCGCTGGGTGCAGACCAGGGAGCCGGTGACCTGCATGATCTCCATCAGGCTTGTCCTCCCTGGGGTGCCGGCGCACCGGAAGGAGGCGGGGTGGCCTTGCCAGCGTCGGGGTCCCAGTGGTCGATGATCCCCACGATCGTGAGGTCGCTGGGATAGGACTTGTTGCCCGCCGCCTCGCGGGCGGCGGAGCTGCCCACGCAGATCACCCAGTCGCCCGGGATGCAGCCCACCGCGTCGACGGCCACCTTCTGGGTGCTGCCGTCCTGGACCACCTGCAGGTGCTTGTGCTCGAAATCGGGGATGCGGTTGGTCGAGACCAGGGGTTTGACCACCTTGCAGATCAACATGGTCAGTGCCCTCCTGCGGTGGTGAGGCTGATCGTGGAACCTACCGCCTCGGCGGGCGTGTGGCGCTCCTGATCGCGCACGGTGAGCAGGGCATGGAGCAGGCCCTGGGCGAAGAGGTCGGCGTAGCGGTTCTCGATGGCCTCCTGCACCCGCTGGGCATGGCGCACGGCCCGCTCCCGGGCGCCGGGCACCTTGCCGTTGTAGTCGAAGCGGACCACCACGGGCACCGGCAGGCCCCGGGAGACGTTGAGGCCCTTGAAGATCTTCACCCCCACGTCCATGTCGGGGGCGCCTTCCTCGACCGTGTCCATGTAGGCGAAGTAGGTGAGGTTGCGCAGGTGGATCTCCTTGAAGCCGATGCCCACACCGATGAATCGCTCGGCATGGCCCGCATCGGCGTAGTGGCCGTCGTGGTACCGGCGCACGTAGTCGATCTGGGAGATGTTGTGCTCCAGCAGCCGGGCGATCAGCCGCACCATGCCGGGATCGGGGACGGAGGCTGCGGCGGCCTCCGCCAGTTCGGCGATCCGGCGCCGCGCCTCTTCGGGGTGCAGGTGGCGCGTGGCCTCGTACACCGTGGCGGCATCGAGCCACTGATCCAGGCGGGTGCTGCCGTCCATGCCCGGCACGTGCACCCGGATGGCGTCGGTGTCGGTGTCGATCCCCAGCAGCAGCAGGTCGACGGAGGCGCCGCAGCAGAAGCTGTTCTCCACGGCCTGCTGGAAGTCGATCAGCCGCTGGCGGCCGCAGCTGGCCGCCAGGGCGTCGTCACTGCCGTGGGCGGCACAGCCCTCGTGGGTCGGGTCGAGGGAACTGAAGTGGTAAAGCACCACCTTCAGGTAACGGGTGTCGTCGTGGGCGGGGTTGGGAACGCCCTCCCGGTAGCGGCGGTGCTCGGTCTTGACCCAGCGGTTGACCGTGTTCTCCACATCGAACAGGGCCCCGGCATGGGGACGGCGCCGTATCGAGCTGAACGGCAGCCGCAGGGCGAAGGCGATGGCATGGGCCAGGCGACCGTCGGCGCAGGGCGTCACATCCAGCAGGTGGAAGCCGCAGGAGAGCAGGAAGGCGTTGAAGTCCTCGGCGGCGGCGCTGCCGGGCTGGCCCCGCAGTGGATCGTCGCGGAAGAAGCTGTCGCTGGTCTGTTCGTAGGTCTCGAAGACGCACCAGGCGAACAGGCTGCGCATGTCGAGCTGGCTGACCCAGGCTTTCTCCAGGATCGGCAGGGGCAGGCTGAAGCCCAGCTCCGCCTGGGCCAGGGCCTGGGCCCGCTCCACGAAGTCATCCTCGTGCTGCAGGGCGGAGAGCCGCTTGAGCACGGGCACGATCCGATCGAAGGCGTCCTTGACGCCACGGTCGTAGCTCTCGAGCGCGGCATTGGCCGCGTGGTCGGTGAGCGGATGGGGGCTGCCGGTGGCTCCCTGGCCCAGCCGCACCGCCGCCAGGCGCCGGGAGAGGTCGGCGCCGGAGGGGGCATCGGGCCGGCGCCGGGGGGCTCTCGGAGCGAGGGGACGGATCGTGGGGGCCGGGCGGCGGGGCATCAGGGGTTCAGCCGCGGGCTCCGCCGGAGACCGTGATCAGGGAGCCGGCGCTGGTGCTGCCGCTGGATCCGGTGATCTTGTTGGTGGGCTCGGGCACGGCCTCGTTGCGCTTGTTCTGGAAGCCGGGCATCGCCGACATCGGGCCGACGCGGCTGGGGTTGCGGCGGCGGGCCGAAGCGCCTTCGGTGCCGGTGACGTGCTTGCCCCGATCCCAGTCATCGCCGGTGATGTTGAGGCCGGCGGAAATGCCCTCGCCGGTGACCCGGGAGGTGGGACGGGCGTCTTCGTCGACGGTCACCGGAGCTGCCGCCGCCGGCGGGCGCAGCCGCACCCGCTCCTGGCTGGGACGGTCGAAGCGGAACTGCTCGGTGCCGGTCACCTTGTCGGCGGCCATGTCGAAGGGGCCGGTGATGCGGTTGCCCTGCTCGTAGCTGTTGCCGGTGACGCCACCGGGCCGCTGGCGGGCGCTCTGGGCGGCCCGGGCCGGCGACTGGACGCTGAACTGCTGCCAGGGCTGGGCGCTGAGGGGCTGGGGAAAATCGGCGTCCTCCCGGGTGGCGGCCCCGCAGGCCTCGGCCATCTGGTCGCCGCCGATGTAGGGGGTGCCGGTGATGTCCTCGCAGGCGCCGCGCTCGGCACCGGTCATGACGCCGCCGATGCCGGGCTGGATGCCGGTCATCACGGTGCCCATGCGCACCGGGGTGCGCTGGCGGATCTCGCTCAGCCGGTCGGAGGAGCACCAGGTGCCGGCCTGCTCCATGCCGGCGTAGGGAGTGCCGGTGACGGCCTTGCAGGTGCCGGGCTCATCGCCGGTGACCTTCTCGGAGCGGCCGGTGCGGGTGCCGCTGACCACCAGCGCCTTGTTGGTGACGCTGAAGCCCACCTTGGGGGCTTCCGGCGCCGGTTTGGTGCCGCAGAACTGTTCGTACTGCTGGGTGCCGATGTATTCGTCGCCGGTGACCAGGCGGC
This genomic stretch from Cyanobium gracile PCC 6307 harbors:
- a CDS encoding ferritin-like domain-containing protein, producing MDAAHPRVLGYLGRALSLELSAVQQYMTQASLVELWGDTSAAERFRQETVEEMRHAERLVQRMLQLGVAPAASQLRPVAHAADLEGLLRLNAVLEEDLIQHYGEAMRFCLLIGDGNNASFFRALRDEEQQHGEDLAAWIGSLAAVPSRALQRATF
- a CDS encoding BMC domain-containing protein, which gives rise to MASRTPRSGPDATPTPAPAPPSGAPASPPAAAAGGAAGGGSPPALPPAAVAKPADPKPAAATRAPRAARSSPTTRQPRRTTAKPAAPASQRSSASSPSRRGSGGAGTPPKTPTPRTPSMAPTIHGIALGLIETRGLVPAIEAADAMTKAAEVTLIAREFVGGGYVTVMVRGETGAVNAAVRAGADACERVGDGLVAAHIIARPHSEVEPALAASGVGRRG
- a CDS encoding NAD(P)H-quinone oxidoreductase subunit F produces the protein MPDPLPLSIQLSWLIPLYGFSGMLLSLPWAAGWVKRNGPRPAAYLNLLVTLLAVLHGSLVLRAVLELGPQHLDIAWFSAADLDLRIGFDLSLTNLAALELVTGLSLVGQVFALGYLDKEWSLARFYALVGFFEGAMAGVVLSSNLFMSYFLLEMLTLSTYLLVGFWYAQPLVVTAARDAFLTKRVGDVLLLMGVVTLSAWAGSLEFNDLYAWSANGTLPALGATLLGLALIAGPMGKCAQFPMHLWLDEAMEGPNPASILRNSVVVTCGAVVLLKVMPVLLISPVAIDVLLAVGTISAIGGALVAISQVDLKRACSYSTTSYLGLVFIAIALQQPFIALLLLFSHALAKAVLFMSVGSVIATTNCQDLTELGGLGSRMPATTTGFLVGAAGLTGLLPLGCFWSFGLMVEGLGSRAPFFAAVVLLTNALTALNLTRVYRQVFLGAPHPKTRRTPEVNWLMALPMVTVAVLVLVTPLVMARIDRVPGIGAFSSGTALALVGSGLAGLLVGSLVPLDTFWSRSVLRPLRVLQDLLAFDFYTDRIYRATIVAFVAGLARITNGFDQLVVNGMVNRIAAVSMGSAESLKLGVSGRLQTYVFTVVAAIVLLVGSLFWLGG
- a CDS encoding carboxysome shell carbonic anhydrase, with translation MPRRPAPTIRPLAPRAPRRRPDAPSGADLSRRLAAVRLGQGATGSPHPLTDHAANAALESYDRGVKDAFDRIVPVLKRLSALQHEDDFVERAQALAQAELGFSLPLPILEKAWVSQLDMRSLFAWCVFETYEQTSDSFFRDDPLRGQPGSAAAEDFNAFLLSCGFHLLDVTPCADGRLAHAIAFALRLPFSSIRRRPHAGALFDVENTVNRWVKTEHRRYREGVPNPAHDDTRYLKVVLYHFSSLDPTHEGCAAHGSDDALAASCGRQRLIDFQQAVENSFCCGASVDLLLLGIDTDTDAIRVHVPGMDGSTRLDQWLDAATVYEATRHLHPEEARRRIAELAEAAAASVPDPGMVRLIARLLEHNISQIDYVRRYHDGHYADAGHAERFIGVGIGFKEIHLRNLTYFAYMDTVEEGAPDMDVGVKIFKGLNVSRGLPVPVVVRFDYNGKVPGARERAVRHAQRVQEAIENRYADLFAQGLLHALLTVRDQERHTPAEAVGSTISLTTAGGH
- a CDS encoding carboxysome peptide A; this translates as MLICKVVKPLVSTNRIPDFEHKHLQVVQDGSTQKVAVDAVGCIPGDWVICVGSSAAREAAGNKSYPSDLTIVGIIDHWDPDAGKATPPPSGAPAPQGGQA
- a CDS encoding NADH-quinone oxidoreductase subunit M, which encodes MLSALLLIPFAGALGLLCWPGELATERIRRAALALLGLQLLWSLRVLLAFDPGQAGLQLQESFAWVDSIGLDYRLGVDGLAMPLVLVNAALTLVSGICTRDLSQRPRLYFALLLTISGAVNGAFLSENLLLFFLFYELELIPLWLLISIWGGANRGYAATKFLIFTAVSGVLILGAFLGLSLFTGQADFSINPVTTDQLGMGTQLALLGALLIGFAIKIPLVPFHTWLPDAHTEASTPVSVLLAGVLLKLGTYGLLRFCLGMFPEAWALLAPALAGWAAVSVLYGSLAAIAQRDMKRMVAYSSVGHMGYILLAAAAATPVSMLGAVFQMVSHGLISALLFLLVGIVYRKTRTRDLEVLRGLLNPERGLPFTGTLMILGVMASAGMPGMAGFISEFLVFRGSLGAFPLATLLCMVGSGLTAVYFLLLVNRAFFGRLAVTPPSGDPVADSRLEVRLPAVALRETLPALALASGVVALGVLPFGLGRLSEQATTAMAQLPAMVAALQGGGLVS
- a CDS encoding CO2 hydration protein yields the protein MRPIPRSPKPPLTYAGGRPTSSDLVETLLAGHTLLAESPDHLLQVVDVLESYGEVLDAYSINLIHQAEKQFLNPFPVFRFLDGDLSPAKIWRHLLHDRINFEYAEYCQKAMLWHGTGGLDAYLDSEAFAANCAAIVARKTRRDPLLAALNPLFPQFLSELIRSAATTHALGQFWRVMSDLFLNLARAERDGRIDSIAAVVAFIKEGLVAAAGAPITYAVEIGDRRFWVLPPEAGLTFLGDVAVPYVEAVFLRGTPFLGTVSFNAQAQQISPDQAKFMYGALYADPLPTMGSGIPPSLLMQDMYRHLPERLRNRYLAGIRGDGDMRVKICMSFQKAMFCVTNAAIAGTFPHPLGTDAPTEQAANRAHAAAWAARLCVARTDCLDDPG
- a CDS encoding carboxysome peptide B; translation: MEIMQVTGSLVCTQRVPGLEHWNLRVLRSTKGKLSVAVDPVGASPGNWVFTASGSAARFACGNPETHTDLTIGGIIDFWEPDG